The Gossypium arboreum isolate Shixiya-1 chromosome 6, ASM2569848v2, whole genome shotgun sequence DNA window TACTACACAGCTAATTTTAAAGATATCTTGATCTAATACAGTAAAACATTGATACATATATATTTGAattcaaaatttatcaaatataagttTATATACTCGATCAAAATTAAAGCCAAAATATAATTGATTACTTCTTCTTTATTACTTTTTAAACAAGAAAGAAATTAATAAGAAATCGAAGGAGATATAGATAAGAACTATTGGATGCTTTACAACTCCAtatccttatatatatatatatataatatgtttaCAAATTTGATTATCAGTGATaggatatatttttaattaagcaGTGTACCTTCTGCAACGTGTTGCGTAAGTGCAACCACGAGTGTAAGGGTTGACCGGTTTCCCAGTGGAACATTCGTAGTAAGATCGTCCTTGTTGGAGGCACGGGACATTGTTTTTCTTAAGTGCTTCATATGAAATGTATTTTCTTGCAGCAAGTAGTCGAATATTTGTCTCAGAATCCATGAATATATCATCTTCAATGTTACAGTGCTCGCCAATGCACGAATCTCGACTGTTGTTGTCCCGATGGTGAATACCCGAATTGACCTCGTCAAATTTGGTGCATTCAGCCACCATTGCCAAGGCCAAGAGAAGGAACATATGCCAGACCTTGGAACCCATTTCGAAAACCAGAGAAAagacaaaaatgaaaataaatgtatgaGAATCGTTTAAACTTGTCCAGTAGAAGGAAAGGGACCAAGATGGGTTTCGGAttaaatttttttactatttaaagctaattttatttactattttgAGGGTGCAATTCATTTTCTTTTAGGGTATTTGTTATTATTAGATAAAACCTAGTTAGTTTCTCAACCGGCCGATGCTTGTTATAGATATGTTAAAGAAACGTGTTAATTATTCAACACTCTTTAATTGCTAAATATAATGGATGGCTGGCAAGAAATGAAAAACTCAAACaaggattttttttattttggaagCGTTCTAGAAATGAATAATATTTGGTGCATTgttagtatttaaattttaatcatcACCACTGAATGatgatgtaacaccctaaactcactAAGGACACCACATTTATAATGCGGTCAAAATGAACCATTCATCACATAATATCCACACAACAATTAACTAAGTATGAAGTCTTTCCAAAGATCACAATACCACAGCGAATTTCCTACTAGTAGTAATTTAAAGAAGGATAAAAGCTTGACCGAGCTCCCGCGGCGCTGTCCCATTCAAGTTTGAGtaccacctgaaattcaatcaaAAACAAAATGAGTTGTGAACTCAGTGCGTAAAAGAAGTTTGTTCAACTAGAGCTCATTTATAAAACAGTTCTGAATTCAAAGATTCGTTATAGAAGTAATTTCAATTCAGATTCAGAATagattagttatatatataaccAATTTTCAGTTTCATATATGATACAAACCATATTTAGATGCAATATTTCTGCCCCCATCCGTTACGCACCATCTTCGGCCATCCCAATACACTGATAAGGACATTCAATGTCCAATCAACCCTACACACCTTAGAGTGTCCGTTTGACACTTTTACAAAGATGCAGCTTAGCTGCTAGATCGAAATGCGACAAAATGCCAGAATTAGATTTATATGCATTGACGCTTAGCCACTAATTCAAAACAAATTACTTCTTTCTTCACAATATCTCAACCCATGCAAATGAAGAGTACAAACATCCACGGCATTTATTCAGTCATTCTAAATCGTTTCACAAATAGATAAGGCATTTCAACATCATAATAAGTATTATGGTACACATACAATTATATTATTCACACATCAGTCTCAAAGTATTAGATAGTTCTCATATAATCAAATTCAATCTTTCATACATTGGGGAGGCCAGTATCAATGTTAAGCAACATTCACGACCTCAAAAATGGGTTTTGAGGCCCAATAACAtgccacacggcctggtcacacgcccatgtcctctgcCCGTGTAGTTTTAAAGCATAAATAGTGAGTTACAGGGCctggacacatgctcgtgtccctgcccgtatgactcacatggcctaggcacacgcccgtgtccctggctgtATGGTCTCAAGCcacaaatagtgagttacacggcccagACACACACCTGTGGCTGTTgcccgtgtgacccctgcactaatatggccacacacgcccgtgtgaccccaAAATTGTAAACAATGAGTTACACAGCCAACCctatggcctagcacatggctgtgtggctcacatggcctggacacacgtccgtgtgcctggCTATGTGGCGCTGATAGCCACATTTTTCGAAAACA harbors:
- the LOC108485278 gene encoding protein RALF-like 19; the encoded protein is MGSKVWHMFLLLALAMVAECTKFDEVNSGIHHRDNNSRDSCIGEHCNIEDDIFMDSETNIRLLAARKYISYEALKKNNVPCLQQGRSYYECSTGKPVNPYTRGCTYATRCRRYTA